One stretch of Paenibacillus sp. AN1007 DNA includes these proteins:
- a CDS encoding phage baseplate protein produces MDYSIQLSFNNRAEYIYFPVIPESIEFSDAGDGSTFNVSRLGEINVIKSPKLREVSFSGIFPADYSPYHYKYDARDPGAPKELYRDPYEYVKDIIRWMQTGRPVRLIFSSARYTVNMAVSIESFDWKETAGTVGDIQYDLKLKQYVFYAAKKVEPVKNSQNKTAASKMKTKASRPNEKVKPKTVTLKAGDSLWSVAKAHLGDGARWKELQKLNGIKDAQLKKLPVGLVIKLP; encoded by the coding sequence GTGGACTATTCGATTCAGTTAAGCTTTAACAACCGTGCGGAATATATTTATTTCCCGGTTATACCGGAGAGTATTGAGTTTTCAGATGCAGGGGACGGAAGTACGTTTAACGTTAGCCGTCTAGGGGAGATCAATGTGATCAAGTCCCCAAAACTTCGTGAAGTAAGCTTCAGCGGTATTTTTCCGGCTGATTACAGTCCATATCATTACAAATACGACGCTAGAGACCCCGGAGCCCCGAAAGAGTTATACCGTGATCCCTATGAGTATGTGAAGGATATCATCCGCTGGATGCAGACAGGACGACCCGTCAGGCTGATCTTTTCCAGTGCAAGATATACGGTCAACATGGCTGTCTCCATCGAGAGCTTTGATTGGAAGGAGACAGCGGGTACGGTAGGGGATATTCAGTATGATCTCAAGCTGAAGCAGTATGTTTTTTATGCCGCGAAAAAAGTAGAACCTGTGAAGAACAGTCAGAACAAGACTGCGGCTTCGAAAATGAAAACCAAAGCCTCTCGGCCGAATGAAAAAGTAAAACCCAAGACCGTCACGCTGAAAGCTGGAGACTCCCTGTGGTCTGTCGCCAAAGCTCATCTGGGTGACGGAGCACGCTGGAAAGAGCTGCAGAAGCTGAATGGCATCAAAGACGCACAGCTCAAGAAGCTGCCCGTTGGACTTGTTATTAAGCTTCCGTGA